AGCCACTCTTCCAGATGTTTGCCATCCAGCCCTGGTGCTACTTCACCCCGAGCTGTGCTGTAAGCTCGTGGGGACTGCCGGCCTTCCTGTGCTACAGGGACGTGTAACCAGATGCGAGGCACTGTCACCATGGTAAAGCAAGTGCCAGCCTTTTCTGTGCTGATTGGAGCTTTACATTTATGCATAGGTTTCCCTTCAGTCACTTACAAGACTTGAGACCCAAAGCatgacccttttttttttttttatgtatgcaGTAAATGCCTTTTTTAGGAATTAGTGCATAGTTCTGTTTACATTTTGGGGAGAAGAGCGCAAGACTCAGGTGTAATAGTTAATTGCAGGCAGTTACTAAGCTtgaattaaaatgataaatttgAATACGTTTTATAAATGTTGCACAAATGGCTCTGAGATAAAGTATTTTGGAGATGGTGTAAAGCTGTGTTATTGTGACACCTTTCTTGTAAGAGGAAGCCGTGGTGTGGTGGTGGCCTTCCACCACTGTCACTGCCTGGTGCAGCGTGTCAGCAGCGTTCCTGTAGCACAGAGAGCAAACCTGTGCTGTGCCTTGGTTTAGTAGGATCATTGCCTTTAGGATAGCAACTGGAGTGATACGTTGGAGCGATCTGCTTTTGGACATCAAATTACTGCTTTCTAGCACAAGTGCATTCACTAATCTCACCTTTTATCCACCCTACTGTAGCAGCAGCTTAGTAGGGCTTGTACGGCTACCTGCCTTATCACTGAAATGTTGAACATTGCTTTGTTGTTAAGGTGCTTGTTCAAAATACAGGGCTCTAGCACGTGTGGCCTGTGGCTCCCGTTCTGGTACCATCCCCAGCTCGTCTGCCTGCCAGATTTGGTTCCTCCTAAGGCGTTAGATGGATCGGGAGCCGCTGAGGTGCAAACATATGTTCCAACCTGTGGTGCTAGCGAGGTAAATGCCGGCAGGGAGGCAGTAACAACCAGTTACGAGGTTTACCATTTCCCCGTAGCTGTATGTTTAATGAGTGCATGTCCAACTCGTCTTGTAGCGAACTGCTAAAACTATTGCTGGAGGAAAGACGCGTTTATTTGACAGAAGAGCTTTGAACTACAACCTGAGAAAGCAGACGTGGTGTTTGGTGAAGCTGCAGTTGTGTGAACTTGTAGCTGTCAGTGTACAAATAACTTCGATCAGCAGTGTGTGGGATAAAGGTGTACCCAGTGCACACCCTGTTGCAAGCTGCTGGCTTGTCAGATACCCCTGGACTTGATGTGGGACCCCCGGTCGTGTCAGAGCATGTGTAGCTACgtcttttttccccaacaggGATGAATTATAAATACTGAGGTAAAGCAACAAGTGCCCAAATACAAGTTAACTTAGTTTCATTGTTTTACAGATGGGGTCGAGGATTCGGTCTGCTGGGTTCCATCTTCGGAAAGGACAGTGCAATAAATCAGTCAAACAGTGTTTTTGGACTTGTGTTTTATATACTACAAATGTTACTTGGTAAGTATTAATGCAATTTAGAGCCTAAAATACATAACAGGTCCGTGGTGATAAGGGGAATGTGTTATGCATTGCGAAATCTGCATGGTACCAGACAAAATGCAagtgttctctttttttattgGAACCAGTCTAATGGTACATCTGCGTAAAGGGCTTAAAAGCCCAAATGCTACCAAGAGCAATCTTAATTTTCCTGCTGTGCTATTAATAATACAAGTATCGAGACGGTTGCTGCACTGCTATTATCACTTAAATGTATTTAGCGTTGGATTGCAGGATAGAAAAGATGAAACTGGAATGTGCAAGTTCTGCAGGAGCAATATGGGGATAGCAGGCAAAAAGTGCATGAAGTGTAGcagtgtatgtatgtatgttctAACTCTGAGGTCTGCTCTAAAGCTATTTGTATCAATAGACGTAACTTGACCAACCTGTAACTTTCCCAAAATTCAGGAATAAGGAAGATGGTAAATGCTACACATTCTTCTTATCAGAGGACTGTTGTACAGAACCTAGGAGCTCCCCTCATGTAGCAATTTGTCAGCCATCTTGAACTCATGGTATCTTGAACAGACTTTTATGTCCTACAGACTTGCTGAGTAGCCTTGAGTTTGAATTGGAGTGCGTaggctttttgctttgtgtggAAAGGGGGGAcgagagcagcagcagtaacTCTTTCTCTCTTGTTGCAGGTATGACAGCAAGTGCAGTAGCAGCTCTAATCCTCATGACATCCTCCATAGTGTCTGTAGTAGGGTCATTGTACTTGGCGTACATTCTGTACTTCGTGCTGAAGGAATTTTGCATTGTCTGCGTCGTCACATATTTGCTGAACTTCATTCTCTTTATCATCAACTACAAACGACTAGTTTATTTGAACGAGGCCTGGAAACGGCAACTCCAACCCAAACAGGAATAACGCCTGTTTGAACTTTTGACTGACAGTCTGAAGACCCAACTTCCATTAAGTTTattttgcagtaattttttATTCTCCATATCAGACACTTTCCTTGAGAATCAtaactgaatttttaattataaattggAAGGGGCCCTCCATAATTTTTTGTGGTAATCTTCAATTTAAATGTGGTTATGAAAGAAAGCTCTAATACAATCAAAGACAAGCTTTAACTTTACTTTGAAGGAGTTCTAGC
This is a stretch of genomic DNA from Anser cygnoides isolate HZ-2024a breed goose chromosome 18, Taihu_goose_T2T_genome, whole genome shotgun sequence. It encodes these proteins:
- the VKORC1L1 gene encoding vitamin K epoxide reductase complex subunit 1-like protein 1, producing the protein MAAPVLLRVSVPRWERVARSAVCAAGILLSLYACHLEREKGRDLRYQALCDLSERVRCSAAITSRWGRGFGLLGSIFGKDSAINQSNSVFGLVFYILQMLLGMTASAVAALILMTSSIVSVVGSLYLAYILYFVLKEFCIVCVVTYLLNFILFIINYKRLVYLNEAWKRQLQPKQE